A genomic region of Kribbella sp. NBC_00382 contains the following coding sequences:
- a CDS encoding SCO family protein — protein MSRTRNAAVLLAAVALLALVGCSGGQKQTANNPGGAIIRTPAGDPSGLRGATLDRPYALPAKVLTDTSGNDFNLVTSTKKPVTLVFFGYTNCPDVCPTVMADVASALTKLDESVRDQVQLLFITTDPARDTGPVIRKYLDRFDPSFVGLTGSLGSIKDIAKAVGVPVEGMQKLPSGGYEVGHGAQVLGFGKNDKAGVLWLSNAAIGDLAHDFGKLVEDNQ, from the coding sequence GTGAGTCGAACCAGGAACGCGGCTGTTCTCCTCGCCGCGGTGGCTCTGCTTGCCCTCGTGGGCTGCAGCGGCGGACAGAAGCAGACGGCCAACAACCCCGGCGGGGCCATCATCCGGACCCCGGCAGGTGATCCGAGCGGGTTGCGGGGGGCAACCTTGGACCGGCCGTACGCGCTGCCGGCCAAGGTGCTGACCGATACATCGGGCAACGACTTCAACCTGGTCACCTCGACCAAGAAGCCGGTCACGCTGGTCTTCTTCGGCTACACCAACTGTCCGGACGTGTGCCCGACGGTGATGGCCGACGTGGCGTCCGCGCTGACGAAGCTCGACGAGTCGGTGCGGGACCAGGTGCAGTTGCTGTTCATCACTACCGACCCGGCGCGGGACACGGGGCCGGTGATCCGGAAGTACCTGGACCGGTTCGACCCATCGTTCGTCGGGCTGACCGGGTCGCTGGGGTCGATCAAGGACATCGCCAAGGCGGTCGGCGTACCGGTCGAGGGGATGCAGAAGCTGCCCTCGGGTGGGTACGAGGTCGGCCACGGCGCGCAGGTGCTCGGGTTCGGCAAGAACGACAAGGCCGGGGTGCTCTGGCTGTCGAACGCGGCAATCGGTGATCTGGCGCACGACTTCGGCAAGCTGGTGGAGGACAACCAGTGA
- a CDS encoding anthranilate synthase component I, with product MNSPDLETFREYTKDRRVIPVTRRLLADAETPIGVYGKLAAEREGTFLLESAENGGVWSRYSFIGVRSAATLTERNGEAVWSGNPPVGLPQTGDPLQALRETLEILHTPRLPDLPPLTGGMVGFLGYDAVRRLEKLPDTTIDDLGLPELTFLFATDLAALDHETGEIWLIANAVNWDDSDERVDESYADAVRRLDAMERDLAQPTPSYVVRADRKALPDPHRQRSSAEYREAVETAKEEIRAGEAFQIVVSQRFELQTSASALDIYRVLRRSNPSPYMYLVRLDGFDIVGSSPEALVKVTDNKVILHPIAGTRPRGATPEEDRALEDELRADAKERAEHLMLVDLGRNDVGRVCAPGTVEVVDFMDVRRYSHVMHLESTVTGHLQAGKTAFDALTAAFPAGTLSGAPKPRAMEIIDKLEVTRRGVYGGVVGYLDFAGDADTAIAIRTAVLRGTTAYVQAGAGIVADSDPASEDAECRTKAAAVLNAIAVAGTFSEV from the coding sequence ATGAACTCTCCGGACCTGGAGACCTTCCGCGAGTACACGAAGGACCGCCGGGTGATCCCGGTGACGCGCAGGCTGCTCGCCGACGCGGAGACTCCCATCGGCGTCTACGGCAAGCTCGCCGCCGAGCGCGAGGGCACGTTCCTCCTGGAGTCGGCGGAGAACGGCGGCGTCTGGTCGCGGTACTCGTTCATCGGCGTCCGCAGCGCCGCCACGCTGACCGAGCGCAACGGCGAGGCGGTCTGGAGCGGCAACCCGCCGGTCGGCCTGCCGCAGACCGGTGACCCGCTGCAGGCGCTCCGCGAGACGCTGGAGATCCTGCACACGCCGCGGCTGCCCGATCTGCCCCCGTTGACCGGCGGCATGGTCGGCTTCCTCGGGTACGACGCCGTGCGCCGGCTGGAGAAGTTGCCGGACACAACGATCGACGACCTCGGCCTGCCCGAGCTGACTTTCCTCTTCGCCACCGATCTGGCAGCGCTCGACCACGAGACCGGCGAGATCTGGCTGATCGCGAACGCGGTCAACTGGGACGACTCGGACGAGCGCGTCGACGAGTCGTATGCAGATGCCGTCCGCCGGCTCGACGCGATGGAGCGCGACCTGGCGCAGCCGACCCCGTCGTACGTCGTCAGGGCGGACCGCAAGGCGCTGCCCGACCCGCACCGGCAGCGGTCCAGCGCGGAGTACCGGGAGGCCGTGGAGACCGCCAAGGAGGAGATCCGGGCGGGGGAGGCGTTCCAGATCGTCGTCTCGCAGCGATTCGAACTGCAGACGTCGGCGAGCGCCCTCGACATCTACCGCGTGCTCAGAAGGTCCAACCCGAGCCCGTACATGTACCTCGTGCGCCTCGATGGCTTCGACATCGTCGGCTCCAGCCCCGAGGCGCTGGTGAAGGTCACCGACAACAAGGTGATCCTGCACCCGATCGCGGGCACCCGCCCCCGCGGCGCGACGCCGGAGGAGGACCGGGCGCTGGAGGACGAGCTGCGCGCGGACGCCAAGGAGCGCGCCGAGCACCTGATGCTCGTCGACCTGGGCCGCAATGATGTCGGCCGGGTCTGCGCGCCGGGCACGGTCGAGGTGGTCGACTTCATGGACGTCCGCCGCTACAGCCACGTCATGCACCTCGAATCGACCGTCACCGGACACTTGCAGGCGGGCAAGACCGCTTTCGACGCGCTCACGGCGGCCTTCCCGGCCGGAACGTTGTCGGGGGCACCCAAACCGCGCGCGATGGAGATCATCGACAAGCTCGAGGTCACCCGCCGCGGCGTCTACGGCGGCGTGGTCGGCTACCTCGACTTCGCCGGTGACGCCGACACGGCGATCGCCATCCGCACTGCGGTCCTCCGCGGCACGACGGCGTACGTCCAGGCAGGCGCGGGCATCGTCGCCGACTCGGACCCTGCCTCGGAGGACGCAGAGTGCCGGACCAAGGCCGCCGCGGTCCTGAACGCAATCGCAGTCGCCGGCACCTTCTCCGAGGTCTGA
- a CDS encoding Trp biosynthesis-associated membrane protein: MRPQRLVDLLALVALVLLALSAYLTWSIADPGSGRAVVHFNGYAVTRAPVTLALASAVAVIITKLAGTALRRVLSGLIVFMGAGAIGVALQVRPNAAELGRLRPELSQAVTDSVTLSTGPAPWLALAGGIALLAAGIVAVSTAHRWRRPTLRYERDPAVTPADQWKAIDAGEDPTV; this comes from the coding sequence ATGCGCCCGCAAAGACTGGTTGACCTGCTGGCCCTGGTGGCACTCGTGCTGCTGGCGCTCTCGGCGTACCTGACCTGGTCGATCGCCGACCCGGGCAGTGGCAGAGCGGTAGTGCACTTCAACGGGTACGCCGTGACCCGCGCGCCCGTGACGCTGGCACTGGCCTCAGCAGTGGCCGTGATCATCACCAAGCTCGCCGGTACTGCGCTACGCCGGGTGCTGTCCGGCCTCATCGTCTTCATGGGCGCTGGAGCCATCGGAGTGGCCCTGCAGGTCCGCCCGAATGCAGCGGAGCTCGGCAGGCTCCGGCCCGAGCTCAGCCAAGCGGTGACGGACTCGGTGACCTTGAGCACCGGCCCGGCGCCCTGGCTGGCCCTGGCAGGCGGTATCGCGCTGCTGGCGGCGGGCATCGTTGCCGTGTCGACGGCGCATCGATGGCGCCGTCCCACGCTGAGGTACGAGCGTGATCCGGCCGTCACTCCGGCCGATCAGTGGAAGGCGATCGACGCAGGTGAGGACCCGACGGTCTGA
- a CDS encoding ABC transporter ATP-binding protein, protein MSAVSSSRLDAGDNAGGLETLRQGLRVSPELARGWWITGLLALTMTGGRIVVPIAVQQTIDKGLSGPGGPDMSFVAWMCVACFGGVLVTAFASYLTTVRLATNSERGLATMRIKAFRHVHDLPVLTQSTERRGALVSRVTSDVDTVSQFLQFGGFIFLVSIGQMLLATVVMFVYSWQLALVVLICFVPLFASLKFLQRLMSAAYGVVRAKVGEMLSAIAEPVVGAQVVRAYAIEKRTQERIDASIEDYRKTATKAQAITGITFSIGGLAAGLANAGVLTAGVLLGVDGHATLGEILAFMFLVALFSDPVQIATQVLTDAQSAFAGWRRVLGVIATPADVVDPGEDGVHQERGPVTVEFRDVNFAYPDGELVLRDVDVRIEPHRRVAVVGETGSGKTTFAKLLTRLMDPTSGAVLLDGVNAREIAFASLRERVVMVPQDGYLFDSSLAENVRFGRPEVTDAQLLDAFESLGLTDWLESLPDGLDSPVGQRGESLSAGERQLVALVRANIADPDLLVLDEATSAVDPGTEVRVNAALERLMTGRTSVTIAHRLSTAEAADEILVFDDGRVVERGPHAELVVAGGVYTNLHDSWIAQRSAL, encoded by the coding sequence GTGAGCGCCGTATCGTCCAGCCGACTCGATGCCGGCGACAACGCGGGCGGCCTGGAGACGCTTCGCCAGGGGCTGCGGGTGTCGCCGGAGCTGGCGCGTGGCTGGTGGATCACGGGGTTGCTCGCGCTGACGATGACCGGCGGGCGGATCGTCGTACCGATCGCTGTGCAGCAGACCATCGACAAGGGGTTGTCGGGTCCCGGTGGGCCGGACATGTCGTTCGTGGCGTGGATGTGCGTGGCGTGTTTCGGCGGCGTGCTGGTGACGGCGTTCGCGTCGTACCTGACGACGGTGCGGCTCGCGACGAACTCCGAGCGCGGGCTGGCGACGATGCGGATCAAGGCGTTCCGGCACGTGCACGACCTGCCGGTACTGACGCAGAGCACCGAGCGCCGGGGTGCGCTGGTCAGCCGGGTGACGTCCGATGTGGACACGGTGTCGCAGTTCCTGCAGTTCGGCGGGTTCATCTTCCTGGTCAGCATCGGGCAGATGCTGCTCGCGACCGTGGTGATGTTCGTGTACTCATGGCAGTTGGCGCTGGTCGTGCTGATCTGCTTCGTGCCGTTGTTCGCCAGCCTGAAGTTCCTGCAGCGGTTGATGTCCGCGGCGTACGGCGTGGTCCGGGCGAAGGTCGGCGAGATGCTGTCCGCGATCGCGGAGCCGGTGGTCGGGGCGCAGGTCGTCCGTGCGTATGCGATCGAGAAGCGCACGCAGGAGCGGATCGACGCGTCGATCGAGGACTACCGCAAGACGGCGACCAAGGCGCAGGCGATCACCGGGATCACGTTCTCGATCGGTGGCCTGGCGGCGGGGCTGGCGAATGCCGGCGTACTGACCGCAGGGGTGCTGCTCGGGGTGGACGGTCACGCGACGCTGGGCGAGATCCTGGCGTTCATGTTCCTGGTCGCGTTGTTCTCCGACCCGGTGCAGATCGCGACCCAGGTGCTGACCGACGCGCAGAGCGCCTTCGCCGGCTGGCGCCGGGTGCTCGGCGTGATCGCGACGCCAGCTGATGTGGTCGATCCGGGTGAGGACGGTGTGCATCAGGAGCGTGGTCCGGTGACGGTTGAGTTCCGCGATGTGAACTTCGCCTATCCCGACGGGGAGCTGGTACTTCGTGATGTCGACGTCCGGATCGAGCCGCATCGCCGGGTGGCGGTGGTCGGCGAGACCGGGTCGGGCAAGACGACGTTCGCCAAGCTGCTCACGCGGTTGATGGATCCGACGTCGGGCGCGGTACTGCTCGACGGGGTGAACGCGCGTGAGATCGCGTTCGCGTCTTTGCGTGAGCGGGTGGTGATGGTGCCGCAGGACGGTTATCTGTTCGACTCGTCCCTGGCCGAGAACGTCCGCTTCGGCCGCCCCGAGGTCACCGACGCCCAACTGCTGGACGCCTTCGAGTCGCTAGGCCTCACCGACTGGCTGGAATCCCTGCCCGACGGCCTCGACTCCCCAGTCGGCCAACGCGGCGAATCCCTCTCAGCCGGCGAACGCCAGCTGGTAGCCCTCGTCCGAGCCAACATCGCCGACCCGGACCTCCTGGTCCTGGACGAAGCAACCTCAGCCGTAGACCCCGGCACCGAAGTCCGAGTCAACGCCGCCCTGGAACGCCTGATGACCGGCCGAACCTCAGTCACCATCGCCCACCGCCTCTCCACCGCCGAAGCCGCCGACGAAATCCTCGTCTTCGACGACGGCCGAGTAGTAGAACGAGGCCCCCACGCCGAGTTGGTGGTTGCCGGCGGCGTCTACACCAACCTCCACGACAGCTGGATAGCCCAACGCTCAGCCCTCTAG
- the hisI gene encoding phosphoribosyl-AMP cyclohydrolase translates to MVRDNGHVDTEELTFDAAGLIPAVVQQYDTREVLMVGWMNAEAVRRTAATGRSTFWSRSRQEYWVKGETSGHRQHVKQILVDCDADTLLVLVDQEGPACHTGTRSCFEHGEIEVKA, encoded by the coding sequence ATGGTGCGAGACAATGGACACGTGGACACCGAGGAACTCACCTTCGACGCGGCGGGCCTGATCCCCGCGGTGGTGCAGCAGTACGACACCCGCGAGGTGCTGATGGTCGGCTGGATGAACGCCGAGGCCGTACGCCGGACCGCCGCGACCGGCCGGAGTACCTTCTGGTCGCGCAGCCGGCAGGAGTACTGGGTCAAGGGCGAGACGAGTGGCCACCGGCAGCACGTGAAGCAGATCCTCGTGGATTGCGACGCCGACACCCTGCTCGTCCTGGTCGACCAGGAAGGCCCCGCCTGCCACACAGGTACCCGCAGCTGCTTCGAGCACGGTGAGATCGAGGTCAAGGCATGA
- the trpB gene encoding tryptophan synthase subunit beta, producing the protein MTAVLPDQLGHFGRFGGRFMPEALIGPLDELTVAWQEAMADPEFTGEFERMLREYAGVPSLLYDATRLSEVAGARILLKREDLNHTGAHKIRNVLGQALLTKRMGKTRVIAETGAGQHGVATATACAYLDLECVVYMGEVDTERQALNVARMKLLGAEVIPVKTGSRTLKDAINEALRDWVSSVDNTHYLLGTAAGGHPFPAMVRDFVRGIGDEARAQSLELLGRLPDAAVACVGGGSNAIGLFAAFVPDADVKLYGIEAGGDGYETGRHAATITAGQIGVLHGARSYLLQDDDGQTIESHSISAGLDYPGVGPEHSWLAETGRASYRPVSDADAMESFRLLARTEGIIPAIESAHAIAGTLEIVKELGPDATVLVCLSGRGDKDMDTAGEWFGLIDGNGKA; encoded by the coding sequence ATGACTGCTGTGCTGCCTGACCAGCTCGGGCACTTCGGCCGCTTCGGCGGCAGGTTCATGCCGGAGGCCCTGATCGGGCCGCTCGACGAGCTGACGGTGGCCTGGCAGGAAGCAATGGCCGATCCGGAGTTCACCGGTGAGTTCGAGCGGATGCTGCGCGAGTACGCCGGCGTGCCGAGCCTGCTGTACGACGCGACCCGGCTCTCGGAAGTCGCCGGAGCCCGGATCCTGCTCAAGCGCGAGGACCTCAATCACACCGGCGCGCACAAGATCCGCAACGTGCTCGGCCAGGCGCTGCTCACCAAGCGGATGGGCAAGACCCGCGTCATCGCCGAGACCGGCGCCGGCCAGCACGGCGTCGCCACCGCGACCGCGTGTGCCTACCTGGACCTCGAGTGCGTCGTCTACATGGGCGAGGTCGACACCGAGCGGCAGGCCCTGAACGTCGCCCGGATGAAGCTGCTCGGCGCCGAGGTGATCCCGGTCAAGACCGGTAGCCGCACGCTGAAGGACGCGATCAACGAGGCCCTGCGCGACTGGGTCTCCAGCGTCGACAACACCCACTACCTCCTCGGTACTGCGGCCGGCGGTCACCCGTTCCCCGCGATGGTCCGCGACTTCGTCCGGGGCATCGGCGACGAGGCTCGGGCGCAATCGCTCGAGCTGCTCGGCCGGCTGCCCGACGCGGCGGTCGCCTGCGTCGGTGGGGGTTCGAACGCGATCGGACTGTTCGCGGCATTTGTGCCCGACGCTGATGTGAAGCTGTACGGCATCGAGGCGGGTGGCGACGGGTACGAGACCGGTCGGCACGCAGCCACGATCACGGCCGGGCAGATCGGCGTACTGCATGGCGCCCGGTCCTACCTGTTGCAGGACGACGACGGGCAGACCATCGAGTCGCATTCGATCTCGGCCGGGCTCGACTACCCGGGCGTCGGTCCCGAGCACTCGTGGCTGGCGGAGACCGGGCGAGCGTCGTACCGGCCGGTGTCGGACGCGGACGCGATGGAGTCGTTCCGGCTGCTCGCCCGGACCGAGGGCATCATCCCGGCGATCGAGTCGGCGCACGCGATCGCGGGCACGCTCGAGATCGTCAAGGAGCTCGGCCCCGACGCGACCGTCCTGGTCTGCCTGTCGGGCCGTGGTGACAAGGACATGGACACGGCCGGCGAATGGTTCGGCCTGATCGACGGGAACGGCAAGGCATGA
- a CDS encoding GNAT family N-acetyltransferase, with product MTIWLGTPEVAGLAGVAAKLAEWQSDGGVFQLHPGDLGWYWRFGVERTAAAVRVWERDGERVAIGMLDEPDLLRLAFAPEALDDEELARRIVDDCSDPGRGVLIEGKVYFEAPTAGVIQELLTKDGWTLDEPWQPLRRDLAEPVEDGGLTIETVGPDSAAERTAIQRASFDGSTFTDDRWHAMAAGTPYATARCLLGRDAQGTAVAGVTVWSAGEGKPGLLEPMGVHRDYRGRGYGQAITLAAAAALRELGASSAVVSTPCFNVGAVSTYESAGFTPLAQTRDQVRNS from the coding sequence ATGACGATCTGGTTGGGGACGCCCGAGGTGGCCGGGCTTGCGGGTGTGGCGGCGAAGCTGGCGGAGTGGCAGAGCGACGGTGGGGTCTTTCAGCTGCACCCGGGGGATCTCGGGTGGTACTGGCGGTTCGGCGTCGAGCGCACGGCGGCGGCTGTGCGCGTGTGGGAGCGGGACGGCGAGCGGGTCGCGATCGGGATGCTGGACGAGCCTGATCTGCTGCGCCTCGCGTTCGCGCCGGAAGCGCTCGACGACGAGGAGCTGGCCCGCCGGATCGTCGATGACTGTTCCGATCCCGGGCGCGGCGTGCTGATCGAGGGCAAGGTGTACTTCGAAGCGCCGACCGCAGGCGTGATCCAGGAACTCCTCACCAAAGACGGCTGGACCCTGGACGAGCCCTGGCAGCCGCTGCGGCGCGACCTCGCCGAGCCGGTCGAGGACGGCGGCCTCACCATCGAGACAGTCGGACCGGACAGCGCTGCCGAGCGCACAGCGATCCAGCGGGCCTCGTTCGACGGCTCAACCTTCACCGACGACCGCTGGCACGCAATGGCAGCCGGTACGCCGTACGCGACCGCCCGCTGCCTGCTCGGCCGCGACGCCCAGGGCACCGCCGTCGCGGGCGTGACCGTGTGGTCAGCCGGCGAAGGCAAGCCCGGCCTGCTCGAGCCGATGGGTGTCCACCGCGATTACCGCGGCCGCGGTTACGGCCAAGCGATCACCCTCGCGGCGGCCGCAGCCCTCCGCGAGCTCGGAGCGTCGAGCGCAGTCGTCTCGACGCCCTGCTTCAACGTCGGCGCGGTCTCCACCTACGAATCCGCCGGGTTCACCCCACTCGCCCAAACCCGCGACCAGGTCCGCAACAGCTAG
- a CDS encoding Fe-S cluster assembly protein HesB yields the protein MLTLTENATLVIKSITGVEGAPEGAGVRISQENPADPALAVTTTESPAQGDQVVEESGARVFLEPNAAAALDDKILDAAVDDKGGVEFLLVPQPGAGRENGSAPAH from the coding sequence GTGCTTACCCTGACTGAGAACGCCACTCTGGTGATCAAGAGCATCACGGGCGTCGAGGGCGCTCCTGAGGGTGCCGGGGTCCGGATCTCGCAGGAGAACCCGGCCGACCCCGCGCTGGCCGTGACCACGACCGAGTCGCCGGCCCAGGGCGACCAGGTAGTCGAGGAGAGCGGGGCCCGAGTCTTCCTGGAGCCCAACGCGGCGGCCGCACTAGACGACAAGATCCTCGACGCGGCGGTAGACGACAAGGGCGGCGTCGAGTTCCTCCTCGTCCCCCAGCCGGGCGCCGGCCGCGAAAACGGCAGTGCGCCTGCGCACTAA
- the trpC gene encoding indole-3-glycerol phosphate synthase TrpC, with protein MTVLDDILAGVREDLAERQALVSLDDLKQEAQRKPDAKDPMPVFRGDGIAIIAEVKRSSPSKGALADIADPAALASEYAEGGAAAISVLTEKRRFGGSLDDLRAVRGRVDVPVLRKDFVVSSYQLWEARAAGADMILLIVAALEQEALVSLIERATSIGLTPLVEVHDEEETLRAVDAGAQVIGVNNRNLKTLEVDRSTFARVAPVIPTNLIRVAESGVRGPHDVIEFARAGADVVLVGETLVTGRDPRASVADLVAAGSHPAIQQRH; from the coding sequence ATGACTGTGCTTGACGACATTCTCGCCGGGGTCCGGGAGGACCTCGCGGAGCGCCAGGCGCTGGTCAGCCTGGACGACCTCAAGCAGGAGGCCCAGCGCAAGCCGGACGCCAAGGACCCGATGCCGGTGTTCCGCGGCGACGGGATCGCGATCATCGCCGAGGTGAAGCGGTCCAGCCCGTCCAAGGGCGCGCTGGCCGACATCGCCGACCCGGCCGCGCTCGCGTCCGAGTACGCGGAGGGCGGCGCCGCCGCGATCAGCGTGCTGACCGAGAAGCGCCGGTTCGGCGGCAGCCTCGACGATCTGCGCGCGGTCCGCGGGCGGGTCGACGTACCGGTGCTGCGCAAGGACTTCGTGGTCTCCTCGTACCAGCTGTGGGAGGCCCGCGCGGCGGGTGCCGACATGATCCTGCTGATCGTGGCGGCGCTCGAGCAGGAGGCGCTGGTCTCGCTGATCGAGCGGGCCACGTCGATCGGGCTGACCCCGCTGGTCGAGGTGCACGACGAGGAGGAGACCCTGCGTGCGGTGGACGCGGGGGCCCAGGTGATCGGCGTCAACAACCGCAACCTGAAGACGCTGGAGGTGGACCGCTCGACCTTCGCGCGGGTCGCGCCGGTGATCCCGACCAACCTGATCCGGGTGGCGGAGTCCGGTGTGCGTGGTCCGCATGATGTAATCGAGTTCGCGCGCGCCGGGGCCGATGTCGTCCTCGTCGGTGAAACCCTGGTGACCGGCCGCGATCCGCGGGCCTCGGTCGCCGATCTCGTCGCTGCGGGATCGCACCCCGCCATCCAGCAGCGTCACTAG
- a CDS encoding dipeptidase, which yields MTSSVARVQGLLQDHPLVDGHNDLPIAFYELAEYDLDKYDLSISVPKLHTDLPRLRLGQVAAQFWSLWVPQDADSVRRTFEQIDFVHRLVARFPEALQLAVTADDVDACFKERRIASLMGMEGGHSIGESLGVLRVMRSLGVRYMTLTHNNNVSWADSATDEPVLGGLNSFGEDVVREMNRIGMLVDLSHVSADTMRHALRVTSAPVIFSHSSARAVCDVPRNVPDDVLQTLAGNDGVCMVTFVPYFVSQAYVDWVAGAREVAGSLDLDPLVPAQQKKLKEAYDVPKPRITLEDVVAHVEHVREVAGVDHIGLGGDYDGCPEFPDGLPDVASYPSLFYALADRGWSDEDLAKLAGGNILRVLRASDEAAAV from the coding sequence ATGACCTCCAGTGTTGCCCGGGTGCAGGGACTGTTGCAGGACCATCCGCTGGTCGACGGCCACAACGATCTCCCGATCGCCTTCTACGAGCTGGCCGAGTACGACCTCGACAAGTACGACCTGAGCATCTCGGTGCCGAAGCTGCACACCGACCTCCCCCGGCTGCGGCTCGGGCAGGTGGCGGCGCAGTTCTGGTCGTTGTGGGTGCCGCAGGACGCGGACTCGGTACGCCGTACGTTCGAGCAGATCGACTTTGTGCACCGACTGGTCGCGCGGTTCCCGGAGGCGCTGCAGCTCGCCGTCACCGCTGACGATGTCGACGCTTGTTTCAAGGAGCGCCGGATCGCTTCCCTGATGGGGATGGAGGGCGGCCACTCGATCGGTGAGTCGCTCGGCGTCCTGCGGGTGATGCGCTCGCTCGGCGTGCGGTACATGACGCTGACCCACAACAACAACGTCTCCTGGGCCGACTCGGCGACCGACGAGCCGGTGCTCGGTGGGTTGAACTCGTTCGGTGAGGACGTCGTCCGCGAGATGAACCGGATCGGCATGCTGGTCGACCTCTCGCACGTCTCGGCCGACACGATGCGGCACGCGCTCCGCGTGACGAGCGCTCCGGTGATCTTCAGCCACTCGTCGGCCCGCGCGGTCTGCGACGTACCGCGGAACGTGCCCGACGACGTCCTGCAGACGCTTGCCGGCAACGATGGCGTCTGCATGGTGACGTTCGTCCCGTACTTCGTATCGCAGGCGTACGTCGACTGGGTGGCCGGCGCCCGCGAGGTGGCCGGTTCGCTCGACCTCGATCCGTTGGTGCCGGCTCAGCAGAAGAAGCTCAAAGAGGCGTACGACGTGCCGAAGCCCCGGATCACGCTCGAGGACGTGGTGGCACACGTCGAGCACGTCCGCGAGGTGGCCGGCGTCGACCATATCGGGCTGGGCGGCGACTACGACGGCTGCCCGGAGTTCCCGGACGGGTTGCCGGATGTGGCGTCGTATCCGTCGCTGTTCTACGCCCTGGCCGACCGTGGCTGGAGCGACGAGGACCTGGCAAAGCTTGCCGGCGGCAACATTCTTCGGGTGCTTCGCGCCAGCGACGAGGCCGCCGCCGTCTAG
- a CDS encoding HGxxPAAW family protein, whose protein sequence is MDNTTTDQAVTYESDEAHAGGLHGSSPAAWTAVVIVLVGFTLGAIAMVMGPNWLLFWISAGIAVAGGLVGKVMQLLGFGVKSDDHH, encoded by the coding sequence ATGGACAATACGACGACGGATCAAGCGGTGACCTACGAGAGCGACGAAGCTCACGCGGGCGGCCTGCACGGCAGCTCCCCGGCGGCCTGGACCGCCGTGGTGATCGTGCTGGTGGGATTCACGCTCGGAGCCATCGCGATGGTGATGGGGCCGAACTGGCTGTTGTTCTGGATCTCGGCCGGGATCGCCGTCGCCGGCGGCCTGGTCGGCAAGGTGATGCAGCTGCTCGGCTTCGGTGTCAAGTCCGACGACCACCACTGA
- the trpA gene encoding tryptophan synthase subunit alpha, whose translation MSDLVALGNAGAAIRKANDEGRAALVGYLPAGYPTIDGGIDAIKALVDGGADVLEIGLPYSDPVMDGVTIQRAAEIARAGGLRTRDVLATVEKLAAYSDVPVLVMTYWNPVERYGVDRFAADFAAAGGAGLITPDLVPDEGAEWIAAADKHELDKVFLVSPSSTDQRIAMTTANCRGFVYATAVMGVTGARDQTSDLAAPLVSRTKATTDLPVGVGLGVSNGDQAAAIAKYADAVIVGSAFVKALDAGGATGVRELTESLAEGVRREPREPVER comes from the coding sequence ATGAGCGACCTAGTTGCCTTGGGCAACGCTGGAGCGGCGATCCGCAAGGCCAACGACGAGGGCCGGGCCGCGCTCGTCGGCTACCTGCCGGCCGGGTACCCGACTATCGACGGCGGTATCGACGCGATCAAGGCGCTTGTCGACGGTGGCGCCGACGTACTCGAGATCGGCCTGCCGTACAGCGACCCGGTGATGGACGGGGTGACGATCCAGCGCGCCGCCGAGATCGCCCGGGCCGGCGGCCTGCGGACCCGCGACGTGCTCGCCACGGTCGAGAAGCTCGCCGCGTACTCCGACGTACCGGTGCTCGTGATGACGTACTGGAATCCGGTCGAGCGGTACGGCGTGGACCGGTTCGCCGCCGATTTCGCGGCGGCCGGGGGAGCGGGGCTGATCACGCCCGACCTGGTCCCCGATGAGGGGGCCGAGTGGATCGCGGCGGCCGACAAGCATGAGCTGGACAAGGTGTTTCTCGTCTCGCCATCGTCGACGGATCAGCGGATCGCGATGACCACGGCGAACTGCCGGGGCTTCGTCTACGCGACCGCGGTGATGGGTGTCACAGGCGCTCGCGACCAGACGTCCGATCTGGCCGCGCCGCTGGTGAGCCGGACGAAGGCAACGACCGATCTGCCGGTCGGCGTCGGCCTCGGCGTCTCCAACGGGGATCAGGCGGCGGCCATCGCGAAGTACGCGGACGCGGTGATCGTCGGCTCGGCCTTCGTGAAGGCGCTCGACGCGGGTGGCGCCACCGGCGTACGGGAACTGACGGAAAGTCTCGCCGAAGGCGTCCGGCGGGAACCCCGCGAGCCCGTTGAGCGTTGA